A segment of the Stigmatopora nigra isolate UIUO_SnigA chromosome 15, RoL_Snig_1.1, whole genome shotgun sequence genome:
tgacACATTCAAAGTTCataacattttttgtattaaaatatgtatttttattttttacttttgaggAGCAGTCATTTGAAACCCAAGTCCAAAATTCCcttaaatgataaaaatcaaATGTTATGACTAAACATTTTGGGGCATATTGCTCAATTCAGTTAATGTAAATCCActcatttacattattttgacatactataacattaatttcttatttcttatatttaagtgtattatttttttttaaaatccagtcACTTATTCAAAGttcttccaatttttttgtagtattattacattttttacttttgaggAGTAGTCATTTGAAACCAAAGCCCCCAAAATTCCTTTAACTGATAAAAATCAAATGTTATGACATAAGTTTATACAATATCATACTTGTGTATGATTGGATTAATTAACTTTTACTTTCTATTCCCAATCCAAAGTAGACTAAATAAATTACAACAAACGTCCAGCACGAGACTTAAAAATCCAGCTTGGGGCCTTGACATCCCAGCTGTGACAAACAAAAATAGCATTGAACTTAAGACCATCCAGATGACAAAACGGGGGTTGGCCAGGGGCAGTGGAGCATAATCGCCGGCTTATTTTCTAAACAGTCGGAGGCTGTAAAATCAAACGCTCACACTTAAGAAGTTGCCTCTAGCTTTacagcctgttttttttaacaccacGAGAAAagcttaaaacacaaaaaaaatcaaaacacccATAAAGATCCACCAACCAAAAATACACTAACCAACAAGTccaaaccacaacaaaaacTAGTCCTAATCAATTATAAAAACCTTTaatttaaagcaggggtagggaatctatggctcaggagccatatgtggctctttacatacgtgcatatggctctcaacTAACCTGAATGCActaataatcataattttgtttcTTATTACCCTTCTACATGCATGATATCATTTATACTGATTtgttggcaacagcataagaattcagagactttttgtactttaaaagtggtgaaatgacaaaaaaaatccaacattttcatgtatttttacctttcaattctgaaaataacattaaaaaatatcaattgtttatgaAAAGGTTCCCGATCCTTAATTTAAAGTATCCTGTCAACTTTCCGGACTTAGTACAGAGCCTTGAGGAACGCCATTAGATTTATTTCCCAGGGAGTCGTTGTGTAATTTGTGGGCTCTCGTAGCATTAACTTTAATTTCAAGTTTTACGAGCGTCCCAAGCTTGCCGATTGTTTCCCGAATCACAAACTTTCTGCAACATTTTGTCCTCCGAAACGCATTCGCGTGTCGACAGTGAAAACGTAACCACAGGAATGAAAAAGCTCAAAAGCCGAGTCAGCAATCTCGCCGGGGTCCCGTGATTCGAGACCACTTCAGAGACGGGAGCCACATTAGGGAAACATCTGGACCCACGCGGCTCCGGGCGCCAACTGGAagcgctttttttttaaaagtcggCAGAGTTGATGAGGTCGCAATAACGACGGAAGCGACGGTGGAGGAACATCTGCCCGGAGAACGTTAAGGGCGTCACGGAGAATGACAGAGATGAGAAGAAATCGTTGGAGCGTGGGTCAACTTTATGAAGCTCGCCAGAAGGGCTTGACGACGCCACATCACCACGTCCGGAATCGTGCGCGGGGTAAGAAAAGTGTGACTGCCAGGCGGCTTAAAAGGTTCAATAGATAGATACAAAAGCGTGGAAACACATGCTACAGTTTCAGGGAGGGGCGCTTGGCTGCCGGCTACCATTTTACATATACAATAACACTTTCACAGTCACACAAGTCTAGTAACATAAATACACAATAACACGGGCTGAGAAAGCCCCTCTCACATGGAGCCTCAAACATAGTTCCACGTCCATATGTCGAATCAAATGTGTGAGCATGCTTAATAAGTCCTAAACACAAAATCAGTTTTGAAAATATATCCAGAAACTAAGCAGCACTGCAAAACACTTCAAAATAAATCTAGAATATTTCAAACATAAAGACATGAACATACTTACAGAGCTTAATGTTAatgaatgttaagaccaactgtatgtatacatgtgtatatgtgtatacatgtatgtgtatatgtatacgtttatatgtgtatctgtgtgtatgtgtgtatgtgtatatgtgtatatgtgtatatgtgtatatgtgtatatgtgtatatgtgtatatgtgtatatgtgtatatctgtttatgtgtatacgtgtatacgtgtatacgtgtatacgtgtatacgtgtatacgtgtatacgtgtatacgtgtatacgtgtatacgtgtatatgtgtaaacgtgtatatgtgtaaatgtgtatatgtgtaaatgtgtatatgtgtaaatgtgtatatgtgtaaatgtgtatatgtgtaaatgtgtatatatgtatatgtgtatgtgtattctgacccttttgctactgtggcagtgaaataaagttatctaatctaatcagtTTCAAACACCCCGACCCAAAAACTAAACCTGAATTACACAAACTTTGTCTTCTCTGTCGCACACCGACTCGAAAAACCCCACAATTTTAAACCTTGGCATAAAAACAGCTTCAAATCaacaataacactaacacaCAATCACATGGAGTCAATCCTTCACAAAAGCGTGATTATTCCATCCTTAGCGAGTCCTACCACCACATcccgttctttttttttttgggacacgCCCACCACGCTCCAATGAAGCACGTTGGCAGCAATTCTTTAACATTTTCTTGTGATGCTCATCATCTTGCTGCAAGATGTCGAAAACGCTGCCAGATTAAAAACGCTTCAATTTGAATTCCCTCCCCACCCACTCTCAAACCGAGTCGGCCATTTTTTCCCCGTGTACTCCAGTAGAAACGGTAGTAGAAAAGCCACGCTTACCTGCTAGCGAGGGGCGGTCCCCCGTGAGCTCCTCACTGACGAGCTCGTACTGAAAGGCGGTGACGCGGCGACTAATGTCGGTGCGGGGGATGGCTTCGATGAAGAGCGCCCCCTCCAGGATGCCGAAGCAACGCACTAGGCCCTCCGCTTGCTCGTGCTCGCGTAGTAGTGGACGCAACCGGCCGTTCAAGTCCAGGTAGATGTTGGTGCCGCTGGATTCGGGGGCGGGTTTGACGCAAACGGAAAggcgggcggcggcgggggaGACGGTGTTGGGCCGCAGGTTGACGATGATGGCGCCCGTGGGGTACAGCCACTCTAGTGAGCCCTGTGAGCAGCGCAGGTAGACCTGCTCTACGTCCCGCGTGTGGCCCTCGTGAGTCAGTCCGCTGAaggtcaaaaataaaatatgttatactttgattgttgcaaaaataaatgcatgattATTTTGGGATGTTATTTGTAGTTCCATCTACCATTGTACGTTGCCATGCAACTGaacaggacaaaaaaatgtacttagatattaaacagtacttagatattaaacagtacttgcatattaaacagtacttgcatattaaacagtacttgtatattaaacagtacttgcatattaaacagtacttagatattaaacagtacttgcatattaaacagtacttgcatattaaacagtacttgcatattaaacagtacttggctattaaacagtacttagatattaaacagtacttgcatattaaacagtacttgcatattaaacagtacttgcatattaaacagtacttggctattaaacagtacttagatattaaacagtacttgcatattaaacagtacttgcatattaaacagtacttgcatattaaacagtacttggctattaaacagtacttgtatattaaacagtacttgcatattaagcagtacttgcatattaaacagtactttcatattaaacagtacttgcatattaaacagtacttgcatattaaactacttagatattaaacagtacttagatattaaacagtacttgcatattaaacattacttgcatattaaacagtacttagatattaaacagtacttagatattaaacagtacttagatatcaaacagtacttagatattaaacagtacttagatattaaacagtgcttagatattaaacaaactCTTTTTCTCAAACTGTTGTCATCAGCTGAAAGTAGACTAACTTTAGGAAACTACTCCAGTAAAAACGGGGGCAAGAGGACCACCCTCCCATTCCCAACACGGAGACGTGTCCAACCCCCTCGAACCCTTTGGCAGGACCATGAATAGCCATCCTCACGCGCAACAGTAGCCAACTTGCTGCAAAGTGCAAATGCAGGTCACGCCGACGACCCCCCCTCCGGGGAGGCCCCTCCGGCCGGGCGACCGACCGACCGCCTCCCGAAGAACGCGAcccatccatccgtccgtcaTTCTGCGGCAAAAAGGAGACAGGAAGCCATCGCGTCCTGCCAAGCGCGCGGTCGGGCTCTGGAGGGAGAAACGCCCTGTTTCCTGAAAATGACCGCCCCcatcaaaaaatccaaaacgaggagtacagtaaaaaaggggggtgggggggattgGTGGggttggggtggggtgggggggggggcgtacgCCAGTCAGCGTGCCTTTAATTAACTCGAGCTTCGTCCTACTTCCATCATTTCTGCGTGCAATTATAGCAGCTTAGTCAAGAGGCCGGCTAATGAAATCCAGATCATTGGTACGCGGCTCAAAGCATTGAACGCATTTGCCCCTCCTGACTGTAGGATTtgtgggggggtttgggggggtgAAACCACATTATTCAAGTGAGCCCTTGAAGACCAAAATATTTAAGCAGATGTTTGACAGAAGGGGGTGCGATCAAaccttgcaaaaaaaagaattcgGGATTATGCCATATTTGTTTGCTTATATGCAAGTGGCTCATTGTGTCTAAAGCCCACTGAAATTATTTTGGtagccattgatggtgatagttAGAAGTTAAAAGTGAAGAGACTATATTATAAGGATTAAGGGAATGTGTAGTACTTTTAAACATTgtccatctttttatttttttggttgcttttTGGATGCTTTGTTATACataatatatgttttgacttttTGGTTATGAGAAACagcatttgaaatggaaaaaagtgcaaaatgttGCGGATAGTAAAATTTTAAGGAGGAATTGTTCAAAATTGGatagtttttaattatttaaagaTATTTGAGAAGAATTATTGAGTTTTTGGAGCAGTTTTAAGGTTAACAAAATTTGATAAACTCAATCCAATACGTCAGGGAGTGAAAAGGTAGTTAATACAGGAATAAAgagtatttgaaatattttttgagtaCATTATGGCCcattaaatcatcaaaaaatgacGTAAGCaggtaaaattacatttttatataaagaAAGGTTTTTGGTGACAACTTTTTATAATGATCCAATTAGTTTGAGGTGTTTTGCATgaaattgttgtgttttttttagcttaccTGCCCTTCCAGCTGCACTGATCGCTCGAGTACTGGCCAAAAGAAGTCCGACATCGGCCGAAAACGAGGAGAAGGAACGCTAAGAAGTAGACGAGCATGTTTGTCATCGCCTCTTCTAGACCTCAAAGTGGCTACAAATTCCGGCGCCTCATTTCCTTCTTGCCGTCCACTCGGCTGGTCTCAATCCCGATtgacttttttctttccttttttcgtTAAAAGTGGTCGAAATGATCATCCGCAAGTTCTCTGCACGCTCCCCGTTGAGTTTCTTTTTGCCAGCGTTTCGTGGAGTGAGCTGCGAATTCCAAGATTTGACGGCGACCCTGAACGCTCCTCCTTCCCGGCGCCTCATTCGCCACTAGTTTAAAGAGGCGTTCATGACTTCATTTAAGTGTTTGGAAATTTCAAAACCGATTAGAGCTTTCGAGGAAAGTccgtttttttagtttttgtaatAAATTCTTTGTAAATGAATTGGCTAAAATAGAATTCcattacaaaaacattcttgtgaaatgaaataattgtccaaagtaaaaaaaaaagtttcaaatggACTTGAACAAAGctctttgaacaaaaaaatcagttatttCCCCACTAGATATTCATCAAATCTCTGTCAAACATCAGCTTTTACATGAAAAAGTTATATATAAGCAACTCTGACTTAGACAAGTACATATCGTCAGTTTGAGTCGGTCTACCTTGAAGAGGTAATGCCTTCTTATGGTTGGTGACCTTTTGACATTTGCACAATATCCATGTTTCAATGCctttgattggacatctataatTGTCTATCATCATTTTGAGGTCACTTCCCACTCAAATAGGCTTGTCTAGTTCATCTACAgtaataataagaaaatatatatttttaaaaaggggactaaaccagtcattttcttctttctaaTCCCCATTTGATAAGAGTTGACCCAGATTCTCATCAGTCCACAACAGCAAACTTAGGTTACCCATTACTTGAAATCAATATGGCACAAAGACTCCAAAGCATAATATTTTCCAACACTTCCTGCACTCTTTTCTTCGTATTCCAAACATGGCCGTCCGAAACAAAAAGCGGCCTTTTGTCTTCCCTGTTGTGCAACCCCGTGGTGAAATCTACCATCAGATTATCTAGTTGAAGCACACTTGAAATACATTactaccaatgttccctctaaattttcatgtaaaacatgctgtaaaacacaaaaaaacataagagtggacagagctaccaaCACTGGCTGCGGCATAAACGGTGCCATATTggagaaaggggtaaaaaaaacaaaaaaaataaatgtttggattttatttactgcacgccatatgatagctgctgcgcagagaagacaatAGCAGTTTACAGGGAACATTGGTTACTAACTTTGGCAATTTTTGCCTAATTGACGGATGGTCACAGGGATTATAACGAGAAGGAATGCACAGGAGgccatcttattttgaaaaagactGACAAGGTGGTGGTAGGCGTGAAGAGATACAAAAGCCATACGCGTCTTCAGATACGAGACTCGCAGCTGACAACATTGCCGTTCAATGCTAGGAATGCGACCGCGGGTTCGGGCTCTGTCACATTTCTGACATGTTGGAGTCTGGCCAGGTGGGGTGAGGAacgaggggggtgggggggtgacGACGACAGACGAAGAGCATCACGATGGTATCGGTGGACTGCGAAATATTCGACACGCTTCTTTGACGTGTCGGCTGTTGTCAGCCGTTACGAAAGACTGTAAAAAACAAGCTGTTGTTTTGGAAGAAGTCGTTTGAAACCAGAATCAAAACAGGAACGAGTTTCCAAACTGTGAATCAGTGGTACTTTGACTTATGAATGCCTTAATTAACTCCTTGCACAAagacatgttaaaaaaatggcatttttccaaAGGACTTGCCCTAAACTAACAATAAAAAAGACTTTTTATGATGCATGTATTCTTTAAGAGTTGGATAGTTAAGTAtacttcatttattattttcagtGTAAATAAAATGCGACTTACTATACAGTAGTAgttttcttatcattttataGGAGGCCATTTTTTATGGATATGGC
Coding sequences within it:
- the metrnla gene encoding meteorin-like protein — its product is MTNMLVYFLAFLLLVFGRCRTSFGQYSSDQCSWKGSGLTHEGHTRDVEQVYLRCSQGSLEWLYPTGAIIVNLRPNTVSPAAARLSVCVKPAPESSGTNIYLDLNGRLRPLLREHEQAEGLVRCFGILEGALFIEAIPRTDISRRVTAFQYELVSEELTGDRPSLAESCHLCNEDELLLSACTKDFVARGTVTSVHEDAKENRTSINVDIHHLYRQKTQVFVPGGPRARRWSGSITMPRKCALKVSDDDILFTGTLRFGEARMGCATRYGDFLRWYKRAQRLGTNPCHLETD